A segment of the Planctomycetia bacterium genome:
GATCGATTCTTCGTCGGCGAACAGTCCGGAAAGATCTATTCGCTCCCCGGCGACCGCAACGCGACCAAAGCCGACTTGTTTCTCGACACTTCGGCGCTCGTCGAACACTTGAACAAGACACGTAAGCTGAAGCTCGGCTATCAGGCGTTGTACGGACTCACGTTCGATCCCGACTTTGCCAAGAACCGCTATTGCTACGTTTGCTATGTGGTCGGCGATGGAAGCGTGCGCGGCCCTGCGCCGGATGGCACGCGCGTCTCCCGTTTGCGTGTGACTGCTGCCGAGCCGCCGCAATGCGAGCTGGATAGTGAAGAGCTGATCATCTCGTGGCGACAAGGAGGCCACAACGGCGGCTGCTTGAAATTCGGGCCCGACGGCTGCTTGTATATTTCCTCCGGCGACGGCGGCGAAGCGTTCCCGCCCGATGGCCTGAACTCCGGCCAAGACATGACGACGCTCTTGGCGAAGATCATGCGCATCGACGTGCGCCGAGCCGAGCAAGGGCGAGCGTATGCGATTCCGGCCGACAATCCGTTCGTCAACGTCGACAAGACTCGGCCCGAGACCTGGGCCTACGGGCTGCGTAACCCGTGGAAGATGAGCTTCGATCGCTCGACCGGCGACTTATGGGTCGGCGATGTCGGCTGGGAATTGTGGGAACTGATCTATCGAGTCAACCGAGGCGACAACTTCGGCTGGAGCATCGTCGAAGGGAGCCAGCAAGTCCACACCGAACGGCTGCGCGGCCCGACGCCGATCGTGCCGCCGACGATGGAGATTCCGCATACGGAAGGGGCTTCGATCACCGGCGGCTTCGTCTATCGAGGCAAGAAGTTTCCGGAACTCGTCGGCACGTACGTGTTCGGCGATTGGGAAACGCGCCGCATCTGGGGGGCGAAGATCGACGGCACGAAACTCGGAGAGCGGTTCGAACTGATCGACCCGACGGTGCGGATCGTCGACTTCGCCGAAGATCATGCCGGCGAGTTGTATCTGCTCGATCACGAAAGCGGAGCGATCTTCGGCCTAACGCGCAACACCGTGACGGCCGACACCAACAAGTTTCCGCGCAAGCTCAGCGAGACCGGCTTGTTTAAGTCGGTTGCCGCACATGAGCCGGCAGCCGGAGTGCTGCCGTTTTCGATCAACACCGAGCAGTTCAGCGACAACGCCGCGGCGGAGCGCTTCATCGGCGTGCCGGGGAACGAGCCGATCCAGTTGCACGCCAAAGCCAAAGGGGTGCCGGGCTCGCAATTCAGCCGCGCCACCGATTACCAGCCGAATACGGTGCTGTTGAAAACACTATCGCTCGATTGCGTGCAAGACCAAGCGACCAACCGCCGACGCATCGAAACGCAAGCATTGCA
Coding sequences within it:
- a CDS encoding PQQ-dependent sugar dehydrogenase, coding for MISMRHVILAATLLVAVQATGGAAEPAANANAQAPFGLTKRTPLTTSNFRGRPEPPPLYRAERLYPQLGFEKTTVISSAPGTDRFFVGEQSGKIYSLPGDRNATKADLFLDTSALVEHLNKTRKLKLGYQALYGLTFDPDFAKNRYCYVCYVVGDGSVRGPAPDGTRVSRLRVTAAEPPQCELDSEELIISWRQGGHNGGCLKFGPDGCLYISSGDGGEAFPPDGLNSGQDMTTLLAKIMRIDVRRAEQGRAYAIPADNPFVNVDKTRPETWAYGLRNPWKMSFDRSTGDLWVGDVGWELWELIYRVNRGDNFGWSIVEGSQQVHTERLRGPTPIVPPTMEIPHTEGASITGGFVYRGKKFPELVGTYVFGDWETRRIWGAKIDGTKLGERFELIDPTVRIVDFAEDHAGELYLLDHESGAIFGLTRNTVTADTNKFPRKLSETGLFKSVAAHEPAAGVLPFSINTEQFSDNAAAERFIGVPGNEPIQLHAKAKGVPGSQFSRATDYQPNTVLLKTLSLDCVQDQATNRRRIETQAL